The Microbacterium sp. SORGH_AS_0428 genome contains the following window.
CGAGAAGTCACGGTGCACGCTAAGAAGGTCTCGGACGCAAACCTGCAACTCACCAGCCAGATTCGTCGACTGGACACCGAGATCAAGACGCCAGGTGGCGATATGACACCACTTCTTGAGACTCGGTCTCGCGTGGAGCGGGAGATAGACAATCACAACCGTCTTCTGGACCTCCTTGCACTACGCAACGCTACCGCTCAAGTCGAGAAGCCAAAGACGTCAACCGAGGTGCCGATCGTTTCGGCTGACTTGCATCAGTTCGATGTGATCGCACAGGAAATACTCCGACAGTGGTCCTTCTCGGCGGACAGCACTGTGCACTATTCCACTAGTGAGCGCGACCTGGTCGTCGACCAACGCGTCCGCCGGGTACGAGGCAAGGGCGTGCGCTCGATCCTCCACGCGCTCTTCAATGTGGCGCTCGCGGAATACTGCCTCCGCCGCGACTACAGGCATCCGGGGTTTGTCATTCTCGACTCGCCGATTGTCACATATCGACAGCCTGGAGATCCGGAGCTGACCGGAGAAGATGAAACGATCGGTACGAACGTCGTCGACGCGTTCTACGCCTATCTCCAGAATCAGTTCAGTGGCCAAGCGCTGATCCTTGAGAACAAATCGCCGGTCTCACCGTTGCCCGAAGGAAGCCGCGAGTACTTCTTTGGTGGCACGGCGACGAAGAGCGAACGGATGGGGTTCTACCCGCCGCGCAACTAGGCGCCGGACATCTGCGCCAGAGCGGAGCGCCGGGGCTCTTGCTTTCGGCGGTTGATGTCACGCTCAGTGAGCCTCCCCGTCGCCCGCGCGCCGCCCGTTAGGCTGGCCAGGTGGCTGGCGTGAGGATGCGGACCGGGGGAGCGCGATGAGCTCGCCCGCTGTCGGCGCCCGCGCGGCAGACGGCGTCTTCGACGGGCTCCGCGAAGAGATCGTCACCGGGCGTCTCGCGGTGGGTGAGCGGCTTCCCTCCGAAGCCGCTCTCGCCGAGCGCTACGGCGTGAGCCGTCCGAGCGTCCGCGAGGCCATCCGCTCGCTCCAGACTCTCGGCCTCACCCGCACCCGAACGGGCAGCGGCACCTACGTGGTGTCGGACCGTCCCGCCCTCTCTCTCGGCTACGGCGATTTCTCGCCCCGCGACCTCAGCGAGGCGCGACCGCACATCGAGGTGCCCGCGGCCGGCCTCGCCGCCGAGCGACGCACCGACGAACAGCGCACGGAGCTCGTCGCGCTCTGCGACCGCATGGATGCCACCACCGACCCGGAGGAGTGGGTTGAGCTCGACTCGCGCTTCCACGTGCTCGTGGCCGAGGCATCCGGAAACGCGGTGTTCGCCCGCGCGGTCGGCGACATCCGCGACGCCCTCAGCCACCAGTCGGGCGTCGTGAACCTCATCGCGGATCGTCGTGAGCCTTCTTCCCGCGAGCACCGGGCGATCGCCGAGGCGATCGGTATCGGATCGGCCATCGAGGCACGCGAGGCCATGCGCGCGCACCTCGGCGCGGTCGAACGCGTCGTCAGCCCGCTGTCGGAACCAGCTTCTCGGGACTGAGCGCCGCAACCAGCGCGTCGGCATCCAGGAGCCCGCGCTCGAGGACGATCTCGGGCACCGAACGCCCCGAGCGCAGCGCCTCACCGGCCACCTCGGTCGCCGCGCGGTAGCCGATCAACGGGTTGAGGGCAGTGGCGAGCCCGATCGAGTCGGTCACGCGGGCGGCCATCACCTCCGGACGGGCCTGGATGCCACTCACGCACCGCTCGGCGAGCAGCCGGCACGCGGCGGTCAGGTGCGCGATGCTCTGCGACAGCGCGCGCACGATGACCGGCTCGAATGCATTCAACTGCAGCTGACCCGCCTCGGCGGCGAGGGTGACGGCGAGATCGTCGGCGATGACGGTGTACGCGACCTGGGTGACCACCTCGGGGATGACCGGATTCACCTTGCCCGGCATGATGCTCGATCCCGCCTGCAGCGCCGGCAGGGTGATCTCGCCGAGACCGGCGCGGGGCCCCGACGACAGAAGGCGCAGATCGTTGCACGTCTTGGAGAGCTTCACGGCGATGCGCTTCAGCATCCCCGACAGGTGGACGAAGGCGCCCGGATCCTGCGTGGCCTCGACGAGGTCGGCGGCGGGAACGAAAGGGCGACCCGTGAGCTCGGCGAGGTGCCTGACGGCCAGTGGGCCGTAGCCGGCGGGCGCGTTCAGGCCGGTGCCGATC
Protein-coding sequences here:
- a CDS encoding FadR/GntR family transcriptional regulator; protein product: MSSPAVGARAADGVFDGLREEIVTGRLAVGERLPSEAALAERYGVSRPSVREAIRSLQTLGLTRTRTGSGTYVVSDRPALSLGYGDFSPRDLSEARPHIEVPAAGLAAERRTDEQRTELVALCDRMDATTDPEEWVELDSRFHVLVAEASGNAVFARAVGDIRDALSHQSGVVNLIADRREPSSREHRAIAEAIGIGSAIEAREAMRAHLGAVERVVSPLSEPASRD
- a CDS encoding aspartate ammonia-lyase, whose protein sequence is MTTMRTEHDLLGPAEIPDDAYWGVHTARARDNFPVTGVPIGTYPFLLRGLAFVKEAAALANRDLGLLDPVRADAIATACREIRDGALADQFVVDVIQGGAGTSTNMNANEVIANRALEILGHTKGEYTHLHPNDHVNLSQSTNDAYPTAIDVALVEGVDGLDTAMGVLHDAFAAKAAEFAGFVKIGRTQLQDAVPMTLGQEFGAFAVMLDEDRKRLQESARLLLEVNLGATAIGTGLNAPAGYGPLAVRHLAELTGRPFVPAADLVEATQDPGAFVHLSGMLKRIAVKLSKTCNDLRLLSSGPRAGLGEITLPALQAGSSIMPGKVNPVIPEVVTQVAYTVIADDLAVTLAAEAGQLQLNAFEPVIVRALSQSIAHLTAACRLLAERCVSGIQARPEVMAARVTDSIGLATALNPLIGYRAATEVAGEALRSGRSVPEIVLERGLLDADALVAALSPEKLVPTAG